A stretch of DNA from Desulfurella amilsii:
ATACGCGACAGAAGCAAAAAACAAAAGCACAACTTACGCGTATTACAATAAGCAAATGGCAGATTCATCAATACGCGCTATAGTTGCAAGAAACAAAATTATAATCCCAGGTCATGATCCAGTTTTTAAGCTTGAGAATGACAATATAGCGTATTTAAATGACGCTTCAGTGGAAGTATACAAGAAAAAAGATTCTTGTGTAAGTATCTTCTTAAAAGAAGTATAGGAGAGTATGGTTGTATGTTTGCTATTGATTTAAATGCGGATCTAGGCGAAAGTTTTGGTGCATATAAGATGGGTTCTGACGAAGAATTAATGAAGTACATAACTTCTGCTAATATAGCTTGCGGTATGCACGGCGGTGATCCTATTGTCATAAACAATACAATTTTAATGGCAAAAGCCCACAAAGTAAATATAGGGGCCCATCCAAGCTACCCAGATTTACAAGGTTTTGGTAGAAGAGATATGGTGCTATCAGAACTGGAAATAGAATGTTTTGTTCTCTACCAAATTGGCGCAGTCGATGCATTTTGCAGAGCCAATAGTGTTGAATTAAAACACACTAAACCACATGGAGCTTTATATAACGCAGCAGCAAAAGATTTGAATATAGCTTTAGCAATAGTAAACGCTATCAAAAAATTTAATAACAACACCATATTGGTTGGTTTGGCGAATTCAAAATTCATTCAAGCAGGCAAAGAGGTAGGCATTAAGGTAGCTAAAGAAGTATTTGCAGATCGAGCATACGATGATAGTGGTTTTTTAGTTCCAAGAAAAGTCCCAGGTTCTGTAATCACTGATATTGATTTAGCGGTTAACCAAGCACTTCAAATTGTAAAATACAAAAAAGTTCAAACAATTAGCGGAAAAATTATTGATATTCAAGGGGATACAATATGCGTACATGGAGATAACCCAAAAGCCAAAGATTTGCTAGATAGTTTATTTTATGTATTTAAAAAAGAAGGTATTACTATTTTACCTCTTTCGGAAATTGTAAATGGAGCGTAATATATTGCCAAAATTTTTACCAGCAGGCGATAGGGCTTTAACAGTAGAGTTTGGTAACGAAATATCAGAAGAAATTAATAATACAGTAATAGGTTTAAAATACATTCTCGAACAACAAAACATGCCAGAAATAGAAGAAATTATACCTACATATCGCTCGCTTTTGGTCTACTACAATCCTTTGCTTACAGATTTGGTATCATTAGAAAATAAAATAAAATACATAGCAAATAGTAAAATAAGTACTAACAATACCACAAAGACCAAAAATAA
This window harbors:
- a CDS encoding 5-oxoprolinase subunit PxpA, with the translated sequence MFAIDLNADLGESFGAYKMGSDEELMKYITSANIACGMHGGDPIVINNTILMAKAHKVNIGAHPSYPDLQGFGRRDMVLSELEIECFVLYQIGAVDAFCRANSVELKHTKPHGALYNAAAKDLNIALAIVNAIKKFNNNTILVGLANSKFIQAGKEVGIKVAKEVFADRAYDDSGFLVPRKVPGSVITDIDLAVNQALQIVKYKKVQTISGKIIDIQGDTICVHGDNPKAKDLLDSLFYVFKKEGITILPLSEIVNGA